CAATGATGGGATGATTGACAGAGAAGAATACCTTCATTAGACCTGCCCTTGGGGTATACTACTGTTACGATGGTGCTCTATCTCCATAATCCTCTGGCAGCGTCATCCTTAGCTCCCATCTTAACTATAGCAGATCAAAGGGCCTCGTAGCTTTGAGCAGGTAAAGCCGAATAGAAATTACATGCTGCCCAAAGCCAGACAAAACAGGAGGTTATCATGGAGCTTCGCCAGGCGGTTGTGGCAATTACCGGCGCGAGCCGGGGCATTGGCCGCGAGACGGCGCTCGCCTTTGCGCAGGCAGGCGCACACATCGTCGGCGGCTCCCGCGACCTGGTCGCGCTGGCAGAGGTCCAGGCAGCCGCGCTGGCCGCAGGCGCGCCTGGCGCACTGATGCTGCCGCTGGATGTCTGTCAGGCGGCAGCGTGCCAGCAGTTTATCGATCAGGCTGTCAAAACTTTTGGGCAGATCGATATTCTCGTCAATAATGCGGGGCTGGGCTACTATGGCCCCGTCACCGCGACCAGCGATGCCGAATGGGACGCCACCATACGCACCAACGTAGACGGCGTGTTCTACTGCACGCGCGCGGCCCTGCAACCTATGCTCGCGCGCGGCTCCGGCCAGATCACCATGCTCTCATCGGGCCTGGGCAAACAGGCCCGCGCAAACCAGGCCGCCTACTGCGCCTCGAAGTTTGCCATCCAGGGCTTCGCCGAGGCGCTGCGCCAGGAAGTACAGCCCCAGGGGATTCGTGTAACGCTCATCGCCCCAGGCTTTGTCGCTACCGAGTTCCGCGCCACGCATCTCAACCGCCCTAACGTCCCCCCTCCAGAACAGATGCTCACTGCTCGTGATGTCGCTGAAGCCATCGTCTGGGCCGCCCAGGCATCCGCAACCGCGCTCCCCTCTGAAATCGTATTGCTGCCAGGAAGATAGGCATTCGCTCCCGCTCTTCCTGGGTAATTCATCAATAATTTATCAATGAACCGTAATTAATTTCTCAATCTGGCGTGAAAGGGTTGACAGGGGGATTTCTTTCAGGTAATATATCAATGAACCTTTATATGGGATTCATTGATATAGGATTTCTTGATGCAAGCAAATGAACCCATAGAGCAGGCTGAAAGAGGCGTAAGGGCCACTATGAGTGAATGGCTGGAAGTGAGTGAATTAAAGACCATGCTGCGGGCGCTGGCCGATGAAGCTCGACTCAACATCGTGCATCACCTGGCAGGGCAGGGCGAGGTCAACGTCACCGAGATTTGTCAATCGCTGGATATTAAGCAGCCGTTGGTTTCCTGGCACCTGGCGATGCTGCGTCGGGCAGGGCTGGTGCGCAGAAGGCGCCTTG
This genomic interval from Ktedonobacterales bacterium contains the following:
- a CDS encoding SDR family oxidoreductase → MELRQAVVAITGASRGIGRETALAFAQAGAHIVGGSRDLVALAEVQAAALAAGAPGALMLPLDVCQAAACQQFIDQAVKTFGQIDILVNNAGLGYYGPVTATSDAEWDATIRTNVDGVFYCTRAALQPMLARGSGQITMLSSGLGKQARANQAAYCASKFAIQGFAEALRQEVQPQGIRVTLIAPGFVATEFRATHLNRPNVPPPEQMLTARDVAEAIVWAAQASATALPSEIVLLPGR
- a CDS encoding metalloregulator ArsR/SmtB family transcription factor, whose translation is MSEWLEVSELKTMLRALADEARLNIVHHLAGQGEVNVTEICQSLDIKQPLVSWHLAMLRRAGLVRRRRLGRQVYCSLDLARFQRCQQWLASLIEPGASAPDTANLELQGERVQP